Proteins encoded together in one Kitasatospora albolonga window:
- a CDS encoding TetR family transcriptional regulator encodes MDTFAARGYNNASLAEIADRVGLTQAGVLHYFRSKALLLTSVLELRDRADIEQLGPDRPQGLEFLRHLVNTALRNAEREGIVRLYAVLSAESVTDDHPAQEYFRDRYDGLRTFVADALHEACDLPADRAGTTRDAANAIIAVMDGLQVQWLLSPDSVDMAASTDLVVTSLLAALAPERFGPAAGR; translated from the coding sequence ATGGACACCTTCGCCGCCCGCGGCTACAACAACGCCTCGCTGGCGGAGATCGCGGACCGCGTCGGCCTCACCCAGGCGGGCGTCCTGCACTACTTCCGCTCCAAAGCACTGCTCCTGACCAGCGTCCTCGAACTCCGCGACCGGGCCGACATCGAACAGCTCGGCCCCGACCGCCCCCAAGGGCTGGAATTCCTCCGCCACTTGGTGAACACCGCCCTGCGCAACGCCGAACGCGAAGGCATCGTCCGGCTCTACGCGGTGCTCTCGGCGGAGTCCGTCACCGACGACCACCCCGCCCAGGAGTACTTCCGCGACCGCTACGACGGCCTGCGGACCTTCGTCGCCGACGCCCTGCACGAGGCGTGCGACCTCCCCGCCGACCGGGCGGGCACCACCCGGGACGCGGCCAACGCCATCATCGCGGTCATGGACGGCCTCCAGGTCCAGTGGCTGCTCTCCCCGGACTCCGTGGACATGGCTGCCTCGACGGACCTCGTGGTCACCTCCCTCCTGGCGGCGCTCGCCCCCGAGCGCTTCGGCCCGGCCGCCGGCCGCTGA
- a CDS encoding glycosyl hydrolase, translating to MSHPRPPHPRARAVCAALALAVAGLGVNATVTTARAADPVAQVWVTTADGGKKLAAEGNVPFDGTPQGVDIRIDAGSKGQRFTGAGASVTGASAHLIQGLPQAQRTTLLRSLFSAEGDGIGLNYLRQPLGSTDFDANSNAYTYEDTRGSFSIDRDRAQIIPVLKQATAINPAIRFMGSPWSPPAWMKTNNSLNGGSLRTEHHQAYADYLVKAIRAYGQEGIALTDLTAQNEPEFATSYPSMSMTSAQQADFLRVLDRTLTAANLPTNILAYDHNWDHPDYPLDVFARTGGIQRIIGAAFHCYGGAPATQQQIVNAGKRVFFTECSGTDSVNPAATFGDTLRWHAENLVVQNMRNGGETVINWNLALDRNGGPHQGHCADRCNGIVEIADGQVTRNAEFYVLGHVTKFIRPGATRIGSTSQGAGGVQNVAFQNTDGTRAAVVVNTASGDRRFSLTDHGKSLAYTLPAGAVATFTWAGDGGTTEPPPGSIDPAAWYRVQNAGSGACLDAADWGTGDGTALQQWACGTGANQSWQFRPTGGGHYQVVNRHNAKVWDVDGGAGATADGTRVHLWSSVGSANQQWRPEPLGTTGRYRFVARHSGKCLTVNSSSTADGARLSQQPCGGSPAQAFALTG from the coding sequence ATGTCCCACCCCCGTCCCCCACATCCGAGAGCGCGCGCGGTGTGCGCCGCGCTCGCGCTGGCCGTCGCCGGGCTCGGCGTCAACGCCACCGTCACCACCGCCCGGGCAGCCGACCCGGTCGCGCAGGTCTGGGTCACCACCGCCGACGGCGGCAAGAAGCTCGCCGCCGAAGGGAACGTTCCGTTCGACGGCACCCCGCAGGGCGTCGACATCCGTATCGACGCGGGCAGCAAGGGCCAGAGGTTCACCGGTGCGGGCGCCTCCGTGACCGGCGCCTCCGCCCATCTCATCCAGGGCCTCCCCCAGGCGCAGCGCACCACGCTGCTGCGGTCGCTCTTCTCCGCGGAGGGGGACGGAATCGGGCTCAACTACCTGCGCCAGCCGCTGGGCAGCACCGACTTCGACGCCAACTCCAACGCGTACACCTATGAGGACACCCGGGGTTCCTTCTCCATCGACCGGGACCGGGCGCAGATCATCCCGGTCCTGAAGCAGGCCACCGCGATCAACCCGGCCATCCGGTTCATGGGCTCCCCCTGGTCTCCCCCGGCCTGGATGAAGACGAACAACTCCCTCAACGGCGGCAGCCTGCGGACCGAGCACCACCAGGCGTACGCCGACTATCTGGTGAAGGCGATCAGGGCGTACGGGCAGGAGGGCATCGCGCTCACGGACCTCACCGCCCAGAACGAGCCGGAGTTCGCGACGAGTTACCCGTCCATGAGCATGACCTCGGCCCAGCAGGCGGACTTCCTCCGGGTGCTGGACCGCACGCTCACCGCCGCGAACCTGCCGACCAACATCCTGGCGTACGACCACAACTGGGACCATCCGGACTACCCGCTGGACGTCTTCGCCAGGACGGGAGGCATCCAGCGGATCATCGGTGCCGCCTTCCACTGCTACGGCGGGGCCCCGGCGACGCAGCAGCAGATCGTGAACGCCGGGAAGCGGGTCTTCTTCACCGAGTGCTCCGGCACCGACAGCGTGAACCCCGCCGCGACCTTCGGCGACACCCTGAGGTGGCACGCCGAGAACCTCGTCGTACAGAACATGCGCAACGGCGGCGAGACGGTCATCAACTGGAATCTGGCCCTGGACCGGAACGGCGGACCCCACCAGGGCCACTGCGCCGACCGGTGCAACGGGATTGTGGAGATCGCCGACGGCCAGGTCACCCGGAACGCCGAGTTCTACGTCCTGGGCCATGTCACCAAGTTCATCAGGCCCGGCGCGACCCGTATCGGCTCCACCAGCCAGGGAGCGGGGGGTGTGCAGAACGTCGCCTTCCAGAACACCGACGGGACGCGTGCCGCCGTCGTCGTCAACACCGCCTCCGGTGACCGCCGGTTCTCGTTGACCGACCACGGGAAGTCCCTGGCGTACACGCTGCCCGCCGGTGCCGTCGCCACCTTCACCTGGGCCGGGGACGGCGGTACGACGGAGCCCCCGCCCGGCTCCATCGACCCGGCCGCCTGGTACCGGGTGCAGAACGCGGGCAGCGGCGCCTGCCTCGACGCCGCCGACTGGGGTACGGGGGACGGCACCGCGCTCCAGCAGTGGGCCTGCGGGACCGGGGCCAACCAGAGCTGGCAGTTCCGGCCGACGGGCGGTGGCCACTACCAGGTGGTGAACCGGCACAACGCGAAGGTCTGGGACGTGGACGGCGGCGCCGGGGCCACCGCCGACGGCACCCGGGTCCACCTGTGGTCCTCCGTCGGCTCCGCCAACCAGCAGTGGCGCCCCGAGCCCCTGGGCACCACCGGCCGGTACCGCTTCGTCGCCCGCCACAGCGGCAAGTGCCTCACC